The following coding sequences are from one Paenibacillus tundrae window:
- a CDS encoding acyltransferase produces the protein MPRKERIVEIESLRGMAFAAVVLQHSIAHFSIVPETKLEDGVLLAILLMLTKFAVPLFIFITGMVLFYNTGDQLNYSRFMHKRLTDVIIPYVIWTLIYFVLTPNGIRGIGWQELPELGLKLLTGKTTSHFWYIIMLIQFYVLFPLFLRAIRYVYNRFGSRGRGIALLLTGVVYLILTDQLGNIAALMERLNIPVLTEAFTTYADRNFLYFFFYFVLGAVAGLSVQHWNMWISRLRWMYWTVFIVLGLRFTYLLMLEYQKPEGIRITFYTVSLIRPDMAIFLIASIMVMYQLAGKLRNPFAVRWLGWIGGVSYGGYLMHMLMLRYSYIPDELLYVAWGINPTIRTILTWILALALSCVLTWLISRIGWGKWIVGTVPGGKSNMRIKQHMKNS, from the coding sequence ATGCCTCGAAAAGAACGAATTGTGGAAATTGAATCCCTTCGGGGGATGGCTTTTGCGGCCGTCGTGTTACAACATTCGATTGCACACTTTTCAATTGTTCCAGAAACCAAGCTAGAGGATGGCGTGTTATTAGCAATCCTATTAATGCTTACGAAGTTCGCAGTGCCTCTATTTATTTTTATTACAGGTATGGTGCTCTTCTATAACACAGGAGATCAGCTGAACTACAGTCGTTTTATGCATAAACGATTAACGGATGTCATCATCCCATACGTCATTTGGACCTTGATTTATTTTGTCCTTACGCCAAATGGAATTAGAGGAATCGGGTGGCAGGAACTACCGGAGCTGGGGTTGAAATTGCTAACAGGAAAAACGACCTCTCATTTCTGGTACATTATTATGCTGATTCAATTCTATGTGCTGTTTCCACTATTCCTGCGCGCCATTCGTTATGTATACAATCGATTTGGATCGAGAGGACGGGGGATAGCACTACTTCTTACTGGCGTGGTATATCTTATCCTTACTGATCAACTTGGCAACATAGCTGCCCTTATGGAGAGACTGAACATTCCTGTATTAACCGAAGCGTTTACGACCTATGCAGACCGTAATTTCTTATATTTCTTTTTCTATTTTGTACTAGGTGCGGTGGCTGGACTCTCAGTGCAACACTGGAATATGTGGATATCACGGTTACGCTGGATGTACTGGACCGTGTTTATTGTGCTCGGATTACGGTTTACATATCTATTAATGCTGGAATATCAAAAACCGGAAGGCATTCGTATCACTTTTTACACCGTGAGTCTAATCAGACCTGACATGGCAATATTCCTCATTGCTTCGATCATGGTAATGTATCAACTGGCGGGTAAGCTGCGGAATCCTTTTGCTGTTCGGTGGCTTGGATGGATTGGTGGAGTTTCTTACGGCGGTTATCTGATGCACATGCTTATGCTACGATACAGTTACATTCCGGATGAACTACTTTATGTTGCTTGGGGGATTAATCCGACCATTCGTACGATACTCACATGGATTCTCGCACTGGCATTATCTTGTGTACTGACATGGCTTATTTCGCGAATCGGTTGGGGCAAATGGATCGTCGGCACCGTACCAGGTGGTAAAAGTAACATGCGAATAAAGCAACATATGAAAAATTCATAA
- a CDS encoding YidH family protein — protein MDSKEEQTTIDSKYVQQHLANERTFLAWVRTGIALVGIGFLAAGFGFSSSLYDQIAHIAAIITGVTSLVSGILIILTSASSYHRKRKQINQQTFQATTHLIQFLTITILVIGLALAVLLYVLLFPSG, from the coding sequence ATGGATTCTAAGGAAGAACAAACTACAATTGATTCGAAATATGTACAGCAGCATTTAGCGAATGAACGGACTTTTCTAGCTTGGGTGCGGACGGGGATTGCTCTAGTTGGTATTGGCTTTCTTGCTGCAGGATTTGGGTTCAGCTCATCTCTCTATGATCAGATTGCTCATATTGCCGCAATTATTACAGGAGTGACGTCTCTGGTTAGCGGTATTCTCATTATTCTCACTTCAGCAAGCTCCTATCATCGCAAACGCAAACAAATAAATCAACAAACGTTCCAAGCTACTACGCACTTAATTCAATTCTTAACCATTACCATACTCGTTATCGGACTCGCCTTGGCCGTTCTATTGTATGTATTGTTATTCCCTAGTGGATAG